A window of the Microvirga terrae genome harbors these coding sequences:
- the glgA gene encoding glycogen synthase GlgA — translation MKPLSVLSVTSEVFPIIKTGGLADVAGALPSALAQEGVTVVTLVPGYPAVLTALERQEVLHQYPSFFGGTARLLSGRAGGLDLFVIDAPHLFERPGSPYLAPNGRDWPDNARRFAALGRAAADIGQGLTPGFVPEVIHAHDWQAGLVPVYLSLGDSPRPGTIITIHNIAFQGIFPADLLFELGLPASVFTVDGVEYYGQIGFLKAGLQLADRITTVSPTYAKEIQTPEGGMALDGLLRARSNVVSGILNGIDDKVWDPSADAHLAQSYDRDSLEARAANKRALQERLGLTPDPDALLFGVVSRLSEQKGLDLVLAGLSRLLADGAQLALLGAGDKALEDSFDTARIVYPGQVGCFLGYDEALAHQIQGGSDALLVPSRFEPCGLTQLCAMRYGSIPIVSRVGGLADTIIDANEMAIATGAATGFQFGPVTLGAALDAFDRAKHLWRDKDAWQRLQVNGMEADVSWHRPARQYADLYRSCARAPGGEKAATPYR, via the coding sequence ATGAAGCCTCTGAGCGTTCTGTCGGTCACGTCGGAGGTCTTTCCCATCATCAAGACAGGCGGCCTAGCTGATGTGGCCGGAGCCCTTCCGTCCGCTCTCGCACAAGAGGGCGTGACGGTCGTCACGCTCGTACCGGGCTATCCTGCGGTTCTGACGGCTCTCGAACGTCAAGAAGTCCTGCACCAATATCCCAGCTTCTTCGGCGGAACGGCCCGTCTCCTCTCCGGACGGGCGGGAGGCCTCGATCTCTTCGTCATCGATGCTCCTCATCTTTTCGAACGTCCGGGCTCTCCCTATCTCGCGCCGAACGGCCGCGACTGGCCGGACAATGCTCGGCGCTTCGCAGCACTCGGGCGGGCTGCGGCCGATATCGGCCAGGGGCTGACCCCGGGCTTCGTTCCCGAAGTGATTCACGCCCACGACTGGCAGGCGGGTCTCGTGCCGGTCTATCTGAGCCTCGGTGACAGCCCGCGCCCGGGCACGATCATCACCATTCACAACATCGCTTTCCAGGGCATTTTTCCGGCCGATCTCCTCTTCGAGCTCGGCCTGCCCGCCAGCGTGTTCACGGTGGACGGGGTCGAGTACTACGGACAGATCGGGTTCCTGAAGGCGGGCCTGCAGCTTGCGGACCGCATCACGACCGTGTCGCCGACCTATGCCAAGGAGATCCAGACGCCCGAAGGCGGAATGGCGCTGGACGGATTACTGCGCGCCCGCTCGAATGTCGTTTCGGGCATTCTCAACGGCATCGACGACAAGGTATGGGATCCATCAGCAGACGCGCACCTAGCGCAATCCTACGACCGTGACAGCCTCGAAGCGCGAGCGGCCAACAAGAGAGCGTTGCAGGAGCGCCTGGGGCTGACACCCGACCCGGATGCCCTCTTGTTCGGCGTGGTCAGCCGGCTGTCGGAGCAGAAGGGGCTCGATCTCGTGCTCGCCGGTCTTTCGCGTCTGCTCGCGGACGGCGCGCAATTGGCTCTGCTGGGCGCGGGAGACAAAGCTCTCGAAGACAGCTTTGATACGGCGCGTATCGTCTATCCCGGCCAAGTGGGTTGCTTCCTCGGCTATGACGAGGCGCTGGCTCACCAGATCCAGGGAGGGAGCGACGCACTTCTCGTCCCATCGCGGTTCGAGCCCTGCGGCCTGACGCAGCTCTGCGCCATGCGCTACGGCAGCATCCCGATCGTCTCGCGGGTGGGAGGGCTGGCCGATACCATCATCGACGCGAACGAGATGGCCATCGCCACCGGGGCGGCAACGGGATTCCAGTTCGGGCCCGTCACACTCGGCGCGGCGCTCGATGCCTTCGACCGTGCAAAGCACCTGTGGCGCGACAAGGATGCTTGGCAGCGTCTGCAGGTGAACGGCATGGAGGCCGATGTGAGCTGGCATCGTCCGGCGAGGCAATACGCCGATCTCTATCGCTCTTGCGCCAGAGCGCCAGGAGGCGAGAAGGCCGCCACTCCGTACAGGTGA
- a CDS encoding GFA family protein, protein MDRFTGGCLCGNVRIVASGRPYRVGLCHCLDCRKHHGALFHASAIFPQEAVTICGETGDYAGRHFCPRCGSSVFARSADEIEVNLGSLDAPDQLMPTYELWTIRRESWLPLFPLRKRYDRNRDGTSRFEE, encoded by the coding sequence ATGGACCGTTTCACCGGCGGTTGCCTGTGCGGCAACGTCCGCATCGTGGCCTCAGGGCGACCCTATCGTGTCGGCCTCTGCCATTGTCTCGACTGCCGCAAGCATCATGGGGCCCTCTTCCACGCTTCGGCGATATTCCCTCAGGAAGCGGTGACGATCTGCGGCGAGACGGGGGACTATGCCGGCCGGCATTTCTGTCCCCGTTGCGGCTCGTCCGTGTTCGCGCGCAGCGCAGACGAGATCGAAGTGAACCTGGGATCCCTGGATGCTCCCGACCAACTGATGCCAACCTACGAACTCTGGACCATCCGCCGCGAGTCCTGGCTGCCGCTGTTCCCGCTCAGGAAACGATACGACCGCAACCGCGACGGCACGAGCCGATTTGAGGAATAG
- the glgX gene encoding glycogen debranching protein GlgX: MNDKVDTRELPAAQIVAPNVRRTSRVREGLPYPLGATWDGLGVNFAIFSANATKVELCLFDLEGRNELERIELPEYTDEVWHGYLPDARPGTTYGYRVYGPYDPKEGHRFNPNKLLLDPYARQLVGDLVWNPALFGYTIGSPDADLSFDKRDSARFMPKCRVVESAFTWGRMRRPQTPWERTIIYETHLRGFTMQHPAVPRELRGTFSGLMQHEVIEYIRNLGVTAVELLPIHAFVDDSYLIEKGLRNYWGYNSIGFFAPQPRYLATPFVNEVKEMVSHLHDAGIEVILDVVYNHTAEGNELGPTLSFKGIDNASYYRLAPDKRYYINDTGTGNTVNLSHSRVLQMVTDSLRYWAQEVQIDGFRFDLATILGREPHGFDEDGRFLDACRQDPALSQVKLIAEPWDCGPGGYQVGRFSPGWAEWNDRYRDTVRAYWKGEEGKLPELASRLTASADIFNKRGRRPWASVNFITAHDGFTLNDLVSYNDKHNEANGEDNKDGHDHNLSFNYGAEGPTDDPKIRTLRLRQMRNMLATLLFSQGTPLLLAGDEFARTQHGNNNAYAQDNEISWIDWEGIDDDGIELLEFTRKLIQLRQDLPILRRGRFLSGVYNEELDVKDVTWLTPAGDEMTPDHWQDPNARCISILLDGRAQPTGIRRRGTDVTLLLILNAHHDVVKCTLPEVVGGEAWMCHIDTNQPDLEVPTEFRFGKEYTVTAHSLLLFQLKPERQRRAEKKKSA, from the coding sequence ATGAACGACAAAGTCGATACCCGTGAGCTCCCGGCTGCTCAGATCGTCGCTCCGAACGTGAGGCGTACTTCCCGCGTGCGGGAGGGACTGCCCTACCCGCTCGGGGCGACTTGGGACGGATTGGGCGTCAACTTCGCCATCTTCTCCGCCAATGCCACGAAGGTGGAACTCTGCCTGTTCGACCTGGAGGGGCGCAACGAGCTCGAGCGGATCGAGCTGCCGGAATATACGGACGAGGTCTGGCATGGATACCTGCCGGATGCGCGGCCGGGGACGACCTATGGCTACCGGGTTTACGGTCCCTACGATCCGAAGGAGGGTCACCGCTTCAACCCGAACAAACTCCTGCTCGATCCCTACGCCCGGCAGCTCGTCGGCGATCTGGTCTGGAACCCGGCCCTGTTCGGCTACACCATCGGCTCGCCGGATGCCGATCTGTCGTTCGACAAACGGGACAGCGCGCGCTTCATGCCGAAATGTCGGGTCGTGGAATCGGCCTTCACATGGGGACGCATGCGCCGGCCTCAGACTCCGTGGGAACGCACGATCATCTACGAGACTCATCTGCGCGGCTTCACCATGCAGCACCCGGCCGTGCCCCGAGAGCTGCGCGGCACCTTCTCGGGCCTCATGCAGCACGAGGTGATCGAATACATCAGGAATCTCGGGGTCACGGCCGTCGAGCTCCTTCCCATCCACGCTTTCGTTGATGACAGCTATCTCATCGAGAAGGGATTGCGGAACTACTGGGGCTACAATTCCATCGGCTTCTTCGCCCCGCAGCCACGCTACCTCGCCACTCCTTTCGTGAACGAGGTGAAGGAGATGGTGAGCCATCTCCACGATGCCGGCATCGAGGTCATCCTGGATGTGGTCTACAACCATACGGCCGAGGGCAACGAGCTGGGGCCGACCCTGTCCTTCAAGGGGATCGACAACGCATCCTATTACCGGCTGGCCCCGGACAAGCGCTATTACATCAATGACACCGGCACCGGGAACACTGTCAATCTCAGCCATTCGCGCGTGCTCCAGATGGTTACGGACAGCCTTCGCTACTGGGCCCAGGAGGTGCAGATCGATGGCTTCCGCTTCGATCTTGCGACCATTCTCGGCCGCGAGCCGCACGGATTCGACGAGGATGGACGCTTCCTGGACGCCTGCCGCCAGGATCCGGCGCTCAGCCAGGTCAAACTGATCGCGGAACCCTGGGATTGTGGGCCGGGCGGCTATCAGGTCGGCCGCTTCTCGCCCGGATGGGCCGAATGGAACGATCGCTATCGCGATACGGTGCGGGCCTACTGGAAGGGGGAGGAAGGCAAGCTGCCGGAACTGGCCTCCCGCCTCACCGCATCGGCCGACATCTTCAACAAGCGCGGGCGCCGGCCGTGGGCCTCCGTCAATTTCATCACCGCCCATGACGGTTTCACGCTGAACGATCTCGTCTCCTATAACGACAAGCACAACGAGGCGAACGGCGAGGACAACAAGGACGGTCACGATCACAACCTGTCCTTCAACTACGGCGCGGAGGGTCCCACGGACGACCCGAAGATCCGCACGCTTCGGCTACGCCAGATGCGCAACATGCTCGCCACCCTGCTCTTCTCGCAGGGAACGCCCCTGCTGCTCGCCGGCGACGAGTTCGCCCGGACTCAGCATGGCAACAACAACGCCTATGCCCAAGACAACGAGATTTCCTGGATCGACTGGGAGGGAATCGACGATGACGGCATCGAGCTTCTCGAGTTCACCCGCAAACTCATCCAGCTTCGCCAGGATCTGCCGATCCTGCGTAGGGGACGGTTCCTGTCCGGCGTCTACAACGAGGAGCTCGACGTCAAGGACGTGACCTGGCTCACGCCTGCCGGAGACGAGATGACGCCTGACCATTGGCAGGATCCGAACGCCCGCTGCATCAGCATCCTGCTCGATGGCCGCGCCCAGCCGACCGGCATCCGTCGGCGCGGCACGGACGTGACCCTGCTGCTGATCCTCAACGCGCACCATGACGTGGTGAAGTGCACCCTGCCCGAGGTGGTCGGCGGGGAAGCCTGGATGTGCCACATCGATACCAATCAGCCCGACCTGGAGGTGCCGACCGAGTTCAGGTTCGGGAAGGAATATACCGTGACGGCTCATTCCCTGCTTCTCTTCCAACTCAAGCCGGAAAGGCAGCGCAGGGCGGAGAAGAAGAAAAGCGCCTGA
- the glgB gene encoding 1,4-alpha-glucan branching protein GlgB, which produces MDQHRRGSQSAPTRPVEPPSVAEIVNSGDPFSVLGPHEVSPGRWEIRAIVPDVEVVSVVDRDGQTVLGTMERMPPDGLLVASFSATDRPDYRLRIERQGNTEIRHDPYSFGTFLSHDDLVRIGDPTSDAVYTKLGAHFLDLGGIHGFLFTVWAPNARRVSVVGDFNAWDGRCHLMRRRHEGGIWELFIPDVRPDQRYKFEIIGLHGNLLALKADPIAFAAEHPPATASILRRTPAFDWQDSAWMTSRSAQNHRKAAMSIYECHLGSWARVPEEGNRYLTYRELAVRLIPYVKNLGFTHIELLPITEYPFDGSWGYQTISLYAPTSRFGTPEDFAAFVEAAHAAGIGVILDWVPAHFPNDPHGLSYFDGTHLYEHADPRLGFHQDWGTYIYNFERREVMSFLVANARFWLERYHLDGLRVDAVASMLYLDYSRKPGEWIPNRYGGNENLGAIDFIRKMNEVAYATSPGAITIAEESTAWPGVSQPTYTGGLGFGFKWNMGWMHDTLRYISKDPVFRQYHHHDLTFGLLYAFSENFILPLSHDEVVHGKGSLISKMPGDRWQKFANLRAYFGFMWGHPGKKLLFMGGEFAQEREWNHDESLDWHLLGDSYHKGMQTLIGDLNRAYRAIPALHERDCDAKGFEWLVADDRDNSVIAWARRGDDERSLAIVVSNFTPVPREGYRIGVPLPGSYREAVNTDAAQYGGGNVGNLGGVVAAGTPSHGQPCSLTLTIPPLATVILVLDQDGSGANI; this is translated from the coding sequence ATGGATCAGCACCGCCGTGGATCGCAGAGCGCTCCGACGCGCCCGGTCGAGCCGCCATCGGTTGCCGAGATCGTCAATTCGGGCGATCCATTCTCGGTTCTCGGTCCGCACGAGGTTTCTCCGGGCCGGTGGGAGATCCGTGCCATCGTGCCGGATGTCGAGGTCGTGTCGGTTGTGGACCGGGACGGACAGACGGTTCTCGGCACCATGGAGCGGATGCCGCCGGATGGTCTCCTCGTTGCCTCCTTCAGCGCCACCGACCGGCCCGACTACCGGCTGCGGATCGAGAGGCAGGGCAACACCGAGATCCGACACGATCCCTACAGCTTCGGAACCTTCCTGTCGCATGACGACCTCGTACGGATCGGCGATCCGACAAGCGATGCCGTCTACACGAAGCTCGGCGCTCATTTTCTCGACCTCGGTGGCATCCACGGCTTCCTCTTCACCGTCTGGGCGCCCAATGCCCGCCGGGTCAGCGTCGTAGGTGATTTCAACGCTTGGGATGGGCGCTGCCACCTCATGCGCCGCCGCCATGAGGGTGGAATCTGGGAATTGTTCATTCCGGACGTGCGGCCGGATCAGCGCTACAAGTTCGAGATCATCGGACTGCACGGCAACCTTCTCGCCCTCAAGGCCGATCCCATCGCGTTTGCCGCGGAGCACCCGCCTGCGACGGCCTCCATTCTCAGACGAACACCAGCATTCGACTGGCAGGACAGCGCGTGGATGACCTCGCGGTCCGCGCAGAATCATCGCAAGGCCGCGATGTCGATCTACGAGTGTCATCTCGGCTCCTGGGCCCGCGTTCCCGAGGAAGGCAATCGCTATCTCACCTATCGCGAATTGGCCGTGCGGCTGATCCCATACGTGAAGAACCTCGGCTTCACGCATATCGAGCTTCTGCCGATCACCGAGTATCCGTTCGACGGCTCATGGGGCTATCAGACCATTTCACTGTATGCTCCCACGAGCCGCTTCGGCACGCCGGAGGACTTCGCGGCGTTCGTCGAGGCGGCGCACGCAGCCGGAATTGGGGTCATCCTCGACTGGGTGCCGGCGCATTTCCCGAATGATCCGCATGGATTGTCCTATTTCGACGGGACGCATCTCTACGAGCATGCCGATCCCCGACTGGGATTTCACCAGGATTGGGGCACCTACATCTACAATTTCGAACGCCGCGAGGTGATGAGCTTCCTCGTGGCCAACGCCCGCTTCTGGCTGGAGCGCTACCACCTCGACGGGTTGCGGGTCGATGCGGTCGCGTCGATGCTCTACCTCGACTATTCGCGCAAGCCCGGGGAGTGGATCCCGAACCGCTATGGCGGCAACGAGAATCTCGGCGCCATCGACTTCATCCGCAAGATGAACGAGGTTGCCTACGCCACCTCGCCGGGCGCGATCACCATCGCGGAGGAGTCCACCGCCTGGCCGGGCGTTTCGCAGCCGACCTACACGGGAGGCCTCGGCTTTGGATTCAAATGGAACATGGGCTGGATGCACGACACCCTTCGCTACATCAGCAAGGATCCTGTCTTCCGGCAATACCATCATCATGACCTCACCTTCGGCCTGCTCTACGCCTTCTCGGAGAACTTCATCCTGCCGCTGAGCCACGATGAAGTCGTCCATGGCAAGGGCTCGCTCATCAGCAAGATGCCGGGCGATCGCTGGCAGAAATTTGCCAATCTTCGAGCCTATTTCGGCTTCATGTGGGGGCATCCCGGCAAGAAGCTTCTGTTCATGGGAGGCGAGTTCGCCCAGGAGCGGGAGTGGAACCACGACGAGAGCCTCGACTGGCATCTCCTGGGTGACTCCTACCACAAGGGCATGCAGACGCTCATTGGGGACCTGAACCGCGCCTATCGTGCCATTCCCGCCTTGCATGAACGCGATTGCGACGCGAAGGGATTCGAGTGGCTCGTGGCCGATGACCGCGACAACAGCGTCATCGCGTGGGCGCGCCGGGGCGACGACGAGAGGTCGCTTGCCATCGTCGTGTCCAACTTCACGCCCGTTCCCCGGGAAGGTTATCGCATCGGTGTTCCGCTGCCGGGCTCCTATCGGGAAGCGGTCAACACGGATGCCGCCCAGTATGGCGGCGGCAACGTGGGCAATCTCGGCGGGGTCGTGGCCGCGGGCACGCCGAGCCATGGCCAGCCCTGCTCTCTGACCCTCACGATTCCGCCCCTCGCGACGGTCATTCTCGTCCTCGACCAGGATGGATCGGGCGCGAACATATAG